In Aridibaculum aurantiacum, the following proteins share a genomic window:
- a CDS encoding bestrophin family protein has protein sequence MISYNPKDWLRFIFEFHKSDTVRKLFPIIIVLSLYSYGVAVFEMEYLQLSENSQVKNIPVMHSLLGFAISMLLVFRTNTAYDRWWEGRKLWGGLVNNSRNLSLKLNLILQSESDKELFKQLIPQFAVVLKAHLQSDITRLELDNLPHPEIKNFDTSKHLPSQVVNMMMKRVNELYKEGKITNEQLLILNNELTSFLDICGACERIKNTPIPYSYSAFIKKFIFLYVMTLPFGFVFNLGYIMIPVVAFIFYVLASLEIIAEEIEDPFGKDDNDLPMERLAVTIKKNVEEIFN, from the coding sequence ATGATCAGTTATAACCCTAAAGATTGGCTGCGGTTCATTTTCGAGTTTCATAAGTCAGACACGGTCCGTAAGCTCTTCCCAATCATTATCGTCCTAAGCCTTTACTCGTATGGCGTTGCTGTATTCGAAATGGAATACCTGCAACTTTCTGAAAACAGCCAGGTAAAGAACATTCCTGTAATGCACAGCCTGCTGGGTTTTGCCATTTCTATGTTACTTGTTTTTAGAACCAATACTGCTTACGACAGGTGGTGGGAAGGCAGGAAGTTATGGGGTGGGCTGGTAAATAACAGCCGTAACTTGTCGCTTAAGTTGAACTTGATTCTACAATCTGAAAGTGACAAAGAATTATTCAAGCAACTGATACCGCAGTTTGCAGTTGTACTGAAAGCACATCTTCAATCGGATATCACACGCCTTGAACTTGATAACCTGCCACACCCTGAGATAAAGAATTTCGATACAAGCAAGCATCTGCCATCGCAAGTAGTGAACATGATGATGAAGCGGGTGAATGAACTGTATAAAGAAGGTAAAATCACAAATGAGCAACTCCTGATTTTGAACAACGAACTCACCTCGTTTCTTGACATTTGCGGAGCCTGCGAAAGGATCAAGAATACACCCATCCCTTACTCGTACAGTGCATTCATAAAGAAGTTCATTTTCCTGTATGTAATGACACTGCCTTTTGGTTTTGTATTCAACCTTGGCTACATCATGATACCAGTGGTAGCATTTATTTTTTATGTGCTTGCAAGCCTGGAGATAATTGCTGAAGAAATAGAAGATCCTTTTGGAAAAGACGACAACGATCTGCCAATGGAAAGGCTGGCGGTAACTATAAAGAAAAATGTAGAAGAGATTTTTAATTGA
- the glmS gene encoding glutamine--fructose-6-phosphate transaminase (isomerizing), which translates to MCGIVGYTGPREAYPIILKGLKRLEYRGYDSSGVALLNHDLKVYKKKGRVSELEEDVIGKDLHAFTGIGHTRWATHGEPSDRNAHPHRSASGRLAMIHNGIIENYASIKQELVNKGYTFHSDTDTEVLLNFIEDIQQNNNSTLEEALRIALKRVVGAYCILLLDKEDPETIIAARKGSPLVIGIGKGEHFLASDASPIIEYTKEVVYVNDYEIAIIKPDELILKNLGNEKQTPFIQKLDMELAKIEKGGYDHFMLKEIHEQPETIHDCLRGRLNIENGTITMGGVESHLETLTNANRIIMVACGTSWHAGLIAEYIFEELCRIPVEVEYASEFRYRNPVINKGDVIIAISQSGETADTLVALENAKEKGACIFGVVNAVGSSIARLSHAGAYTHAGPEIGVASTKAFTGQLAVLTMMALKIAKAKGTIDDTRYSKLLQELNDIPEKVKLVLQDTSNIEAIAEKYKDAADFLYLGRGYNFPVALEGALKLKEISYIHAEGYPAAEMKHGPIALVDDKLPVVFVATKDSYYEKIVSNVQEIKARKGMVIAVATEGDTIIPGMADDVMLVPDADEILAPLLSVIPLQLLSYYIGVAKGLDVDKPRNLAKSVTVE; encoded by the coding sequence ATGTGTGGAATTGTTGGTTACACAGGGCCGAGAGAGGCCTACCCTATTATTCTTAAAGGACTAAAAAGACTGGAATACCGTGGCTACGATAGTTCTGGTGTTGCATTACTTAATCACGACCTAAAGGTTTATAAGAAAAAAGGCCGGGTATCAGAACTTGAGGAAGATGTTATAGGAAAAGATCTTCATGCGTTTACAGGTATCGGTCATACACGTTGGGCCACACACGGCGAACCAAGTGACCGCAATGCACACCCACACCGCAGTGCCAGTGGCAGACTAGCCATGATACACAATGGCATCATTGAGAACTATGCATCCATCAAACAGGAGCTGGTAAATAAAGGATACACTTTCCACAGCGATACAGATACAGAAGTACTGCTGAATTTTATAGAAGACATACAACAAAACAATAACTCTACTCTTGAAGAAGCGCTTCGTATTGCACTTAAAAGAGTAGTGGGCGCATATTGCATTTTGTTACTGGATAAAGAAGATCCTGAAACAATCATTGCTGCACGCAAAGGCAGTCCGTTAGTTATAGGCATAGGTAAAGGAGAACATTTCCTTGCTTCTGATGCATCTCCAATTATTGAGTATACCAAAGAAGTGGTGTATGTAAATGATTACGAGATAGCCATCATTAAGCCAGATGAGCTGATCCTGAAAAACCTTGGTAACGAAAAGCAAACACCATTTATCCAAAAGCTGGATATGGAACTTGCTAAAATTGAGAAAGGCGGATACGATCACTTCATGCTGAAGGAAATTCATGAACAGCCGGAAACGATTCATGATTGCCTGAGAGGAAGATTGAATATAGAGAACGGCACCATAACAATGGGAGGTGTAGAGAGTCACCTGGAAACACTTACCAATGCAAACCGCATCATCATGGTAGCATGTGGTACCAGCTGGCATGCGGGGTTGATTGCTGAATATATTTTTGAAGAGCTATGCAGGATACCAGTAGAAGTAGAATATGCAAGTGAATTCAGGTATAGGAATCCAGTAATCAATAAAGGTGATGTTATCATTGCTATATCTCAAAGTGGTGAAACAGCCGATACTTTGGTTGCCTTAGAAAATGCAAAAGAAAAAGGCGCATGTATTTTCGGAGTAGTGAACGCTGTGGGTAGTAGCATTGCACGTTTGAGCCATGCAGGCGCCTATACACACGCAGGACCTGAAATAGGTGTTGCCAGCACCAAAGCATTTACCGGACAGCTTGCAGTGCTTACTATGATGGCTCTTAAAATAGCTAAAGCCAAAGGAACTATCGACGATACCAGGTATTCTAAACTGCTGCAAGAGCTGAATGATATTCCAGAGAAAGTAAAACTGGTTTTACAGGATACTTCCAACATAGAAGCCATTGCTGAAAAATATAAAGACGCTGCAGATTTTCTTTACCTCGGCCGTGGCTACAACTTCCCTGTAGCACTGGAAGGTGCTTTAAAGCTGAAGGAGATCTCTTACATACATGCTGAAGGTTATCCTGCAGCAGAAATGAAACACGGACCCATTGCTTTGGTCGATGATAAGCTGCCGGTTGTATTCGTTGCTACCAAAGATTCCTATTACGAAAAGATCGTATCAAACGTGCAGGAAATTAAAGCAAGAAAAGGCATGGTGATAGCAGTGGCAACTGAAGGTGATACCATCATTCCAGGTATGGCAGATGATGTAATGCTTGTACCAGATGCGGATGAAATACTGGCTCCGTTGCTGAGTGTTATTCCATTGCAACTACTTAGCTACTACATTGGCGTAGCCAAAGGATTAGATGTAGACAAGCCGCGCAATCTTGCTAAGAGTGTTACTGTAGAATAA
- a CDS encoding BamA/TamA family outer membrane protein, with the protein MRLLKAFAALFLFFLIYSHEAHAQKQNFIKRYINRLINDTNDIAKPQFFAYPTLAFSPETSWEIGLSNIYIYYTNRDTSNRLSEIYGFTFYTFEKQYGIWLDHALYSDKNNWSYIGRIRYQNFPMLFYGVGMDAPKENPLRVDALQLSVRERVLKRVYKNLYIGPEVDFQNISNVSFHGNGQLVNKPIGFEGSSNLGLGAGFIWDERHNVLNVRDGSFFELAALHYNSAFASNFTFTSLVTDNRYYIPMNKRDVLAMQLLGEFNLGQVPFNQLALMGAEGMMRGYYRGRYRDKNQLAAQAEYRLLPLPFNFTKRWGATVFASAATVFNEFKAFKPSEVVVAGGAGIRFLLFPKKDIYSRLDVAFTKEGRGIYIFIGEAF; encoded by the coding sequence ATGAGGCTGCTTAAAGCATTTGCTGCACTGTTTCTTTTCTTTCTGATTTATTCGCATGAGGCGCATGCGCAAAAACAAAATTTCATAAAGCGCTACATTAATAGGTTAATCAACGATACAAATGATATAGCCAAGCCACAATTTTTTGCTTATCCTACGCTTGCCTTCTCGCCTGAAACCAGCTGGGAGATTGGCCTGAGTAATATCTATATCTACTACACCAACAGAGATACATCTAACAGGCTGAGCGAGATCTATGGTTTTACTTTTTACACTTTTGAAAAACAGTACGGCATCTGGTTAGACCATGCACTGTATTCTGACAAGAACAACTGGTCGTATATCGGGCGCATCCGTTACCAGAATTTTCCTATGTTGTTTTATGGTGTGGGTATGGATGCACCTAAAGAAAATCCGTTGCGTGTAGATGCACTGCAGCTTAGCGTAAGGGAAAGGGTGTTAAAGCGGGTTTATAAAAATTTATATATAGGACCAGAGGTCGATTTCCAAAACATCAGCAACGTTAGCTTTCATGGCAATGGACAGTTGGTAAATAAGCCGATTGGATTTGAGGGATCATCCAACCTGGGTTTAGGCGCAGGCTTCATTTGGGATGAAAGACATAACGTTTTAAATGTGCGTGATGGATCCTTTTTTGAACTTGCTGCGCTTCATTATAATAGTGCATTTGCCAGCAATTTTACCTTCACATCTTTGGTTACTGACAATCGGTATTACATTCCTATGAACAAGAGGGATGTACTGGCAATGCAGTTACTCGGCGAATTCAACCTTGGACAAGTACCCTTCAACCAACTGGCATTGATGGGAGCAGAAGGCATGATGCGTGGGTATTACAGGGGAAGGTACAGGGACAAAAACCAACTGGCAGCGCAGGCGGAATACAGGTTGTTGCCATTGCCATTCAACTTTACAAAACGATGGGGAGCTACTGTATTTGCAAGTGCTGCAACAGTCTTTAATGAGTTTAAAGCTTTCAAACCTTCGGAAGTTGTAGTGGCTGGTGGTGCCGGTATCCGGTTTCTTTTATTTCCTAAGAAAGATATCTACAGCCGTTTGGATGTAGCTTTTACCAAAGAGGGAAGAGGGATCTATATCTTCATAGGAGAAGCCTTTTAA
- the mgtE gene encoding magnesium transporter: MELEEQTIQEQFEQVIATEDKLAIRDFLNNQNIADVADLVMENEDYAAQIIANLSIHRAASTFKILDFHTQKTIVANLPSFKTAELLNELQADDRTDFLEDLPKEVLRDLIKLLEPEERLITLSLLGYPEDSVGRLMNPDYVFVFEHNTVEEVFQIIRKHAKNSETIDVIYVINDHGQLIDDLRIKEFILAAPDKKVQELMDERVISLNVNDDQEYANQVFRMNNRVALPVVDDNNVLLGIITIDDILWVASEEFSEDMQKMGGTEALDEPYLEMPILRLFRKRVGWMVILFIGEMLTASVMTHFEDEIAKAVILALFVPLIISSGGNSGSQASTLIIQAMAVGEITVADWWRILRREIISGLLIGSVLGLLGLMRVLVWQQFTDIYGEHYIFIGLTVGVSLMGVVLWGTLSGSMLPLLLKRVGFDPAVSSAPFVATLVDVTGLIIYFSVAYMFLQGLLL, encoded by the coding sequence ATGGAATTGGAAGAACAAACCATACAAGAACAATTTGAGCAGGTAATTGCTACAGAAGACAAACTAGCCATTCGAGATTTTCTGAATAATCAGAACATTGCTGATGTAGCAGATCTTGTAATGGAAAATGAAGATTATGCTGCTCAGATCATCGCTAATTTATCCATCCATCGTGCAGCCAGCACTTTCAAAATATTAGACTTCCATACTCAAAAAACGATCGTTGCTAACCTGCCTTCTTTCAAAACCGCAGAACTGCTGAATGAACTGCAGGCGGATGATCGAACTGACTTTTTGGAAGATCTGCCTAAAGAAGTTTTACGGGATCTTATCAAGCTTTTGGAACCTGAGGAAAGGCTGATAACATTATCGCTGCTTGGTTATCCAGAAGACAGCGTGGGCAGGCTGATGAATCCTGACTATGTTTTTGTATTCGAACATAATACTGTAGAAGAAGTTTTCCAGATCATACGCAAGCACGCAAAGAACAGTGAGACCATAGATGTTATATACGTTATAAACGATCATGGCCAGTTGATAGATGACTTGCGAATTAAAGAATTCATTTTGGCTGCGCCTGATAAGAAGGTGCAGGAGCTAATGGATGAAAGGGTCATTTCGCTAAATGTGAATGATGACCAGGAATATGCGAACCAGGTGTTTAGAATGAACAACCGGGTAGCGCTTCCTGTGGTAGATGATAACAATGTATTGCTCGGGATTATCACTATTGACGACATACTTTGGGTAGCTAGTGAAGAGTTTAGCGAAGACATGCAGAAGATGGGTGGTACCGAAGCCCTTGATGAGCCTTACCTGGAGATGCCAATACTTCGCTTGTTTAGAAAGCGTGTAGGCTGGATGGTGATCCTCTTCATTGGCGAAATGCTAACGGCCAGTGTGATGACCCATTTTGAAGATGAGATAGCCAAGGCTGTAATACTCGCTTTGTTCGTTCCGTTAATCATATCCAGTGGTGGTAATAGCGGCTCGCAGGCTTCCACCCTTATTATCCAAGCTATGGCGGTGGGCGAAATAACGGTAGCTGATTGGTGGCGCATATTAAGAAGGGAAATAATCAGCGGCTTGTTGATTGGTAGCGTACTTGGACTACTTGGCCTGATGCGTGTACTGGTTTGGCAGCAGTTTACTGATATCTACGGCGAGCACTATATATTCATCGGGTTAACTGTAGGCGTATCACTTATGGGTGTTGTGCTGTGGGGCACACTTAGTGGATCAATGCTTCCACTACTATTAAAGAGAGTAGGATTTGACCCTGCAGTATCATCAGCGCCATTTGTGGCTACACTGGTTGATGTTACAGGTCTTATCATATACTTTAGCGTAGCGTATATGTTCCTGCAAGGCTTGTTATTATAG
- a CDS encoding DUF4954 family protein, with amino-acid sequence MSTPTNEIRKVKLSNLGYNFVPGDYLQPGQDEYYLRNMQNRSGINYRQLTAYEIEVLVRNSNTSDDWNKILVSDAFNPELVKNCKFFGLVRIGKLEALCLEFSDLRVPVGLYNSTIISCDFGDNVVIHNVNYLSHYIIGNEVIVTNVNELVTSAYAKFGNGIVKEMEEEAVRIQLELCNENGGRSVIPFNGMLPGDAWMWTRFRDDEELLERFKEMTEAKFDKRRGYYGKIGDRTVIKNCKIIKDVWIGSDAYLKGANKLKNLTINSGPEGKSQIGEGCEMVNGIMDYGCRSFYGVKAVRFIMASHSSLKYGARLINSYLGHNSTISCCEVLNSLIFPAHEQHHNNSFLCAALVMGQSNIAAGATIGSNHNSRSADGEVIAGRGFWPGLCVSLKHNSKFASFTILAKGDYPSELNIPFPFALVNNDVTNDRLVIMPAYWFMYNMYALERNAWKYIDRDKRKERIQSIEFNYLAPDTINEVVQAIKLLQEYTGKAYLRKEKEQAEPAISDAMDIGKKLLEENNKLVDQLVIEGGCFENSKRQVLLIKVRQSYNVYKQLVQLHAATCLIDHVGSQKIESITDLSRSISSKAVINNWVNVGGQLMSEQDLDQIKKNIKSRKIKTWDELHAVYQQQALDYPRQKLMHALAALKEVTGVKVDGKKPAVFHQLLDDAVAIRQWMTDGIFDSREKDYSNPFRKMVYETQEEMDAVVGKLENNSFIKQQREALKNFKKQVGKLKKTLA; translated from the coding sequence ATGTCTACACCCACCAACGAGATCAGGAAGGTAAAGCTGTCTAACTTAGGCTACAATTTTGTACCAGGAGATTACCTGCAACCCGGGCAGGATGAATACTACCTGCGTAACATGCAGAACCGTAGTGGCATCAACTACAGGCAGCTAACAGCATATGAAATAGAGGTGTTGGTTCGCAACAGCAATACATCCGACGACTGGAATAAAATATTGGTATCAGATGCTTTCAATCCTGAGTTGGTTAAGAATTGCAAGTTTTTTGGCTTGGTGAGAATCGGGAAATTGGAAGCTTTGTGCTTAGAGTTTTCTGATCTGCGTGTACCTGTTGGTTTATACAATTCTACCATCATTAGTTGCGACTTTGGCGACAACGTTGTTATCCATAACGTCAACTATCTCTCCCACTACATTATAGGAAATGAAGTAATTGTAACCAATGTAAATGAGCTGGTAACATCGGCCTATGCAAAGTTTGGAAATGGTATAGTAAAAGAAATGGAGGAAGAGGCTGTACGTATACAGCTGGAGCTTTGCAATGAGAACGGTGGCCGTAGCGTAATTCCATTCAATGGCATGTTGCCTGGCGACGCATGGATGTGGACCCGCTTCCGCGATGATGAAGAACTGCTGGAACGTTTCAAAGAAATGACCGAAGCAAAATTTGATAAACGCCGCGGCTACTACGGTAAAATAGGCGACCGCACAGTTATCAAAAACTGTAAGATCATCAAGGATGTTTGGATAGGTAGTGATGCCTATTTAAAAGGAGCCAACAAGCTAAAGAACCTAACCATCAATTCAGGACCGGAAGGCAAATCCCAGATAGGTGAAGGATGCGAAATGGTGAATGGCATCATGGACTATGGCTGCAGGTCGTTCTACGGCGTGAAGGCAGTAAGGTTTATCATGGCATCTCATTCAAGCCTGAAGTATGGCGCCCGGTTGATCAACTCTTATCTTGGTCACAACTCTACCATTTCATGTTGCGAAGTATTGAACTCGCTCATTTTCCCGGCACACGAACAGCACCACAATAACTCTTTTTTATGCGCAGCATTGGTAATGGGCCAGTCTAACATAGCAGCCGGCGCTACCATTGGTTCTAACCACAATAGCAGAAGTGCAGATGGCGAAGTGATAGCAGGTAGAGGCTTTTGGCCCGGACTGTGCGTTAGCTTAAAGCACAACTCAAAATTTGCATCCTTTACCATTCTAGCCAAAGGAGATTACCCATCTGAATTAAATATTCCTTTTCCATTTGCGCTTGTAAATAATGATGTAACCAACGACAGGCTGGTGATAATGCCGGCGTATTGGTTTATGTACAATATGTACGCGCTGGAAAGAAATGCATGGAAGTATATTGACAGGGACAAACGCAAAGAAAGAATTCAAAGCATTGAGTTCAATTACCTGGCACCAGACACTATCAATGAAGTGGTGCAGGCCATTAAACTTTTGCAGGAATACACAGGCAAGGCTTATTTACGCAAAGAAAAAGAACAGGCCGAACCAGCCATAAGTGATGCAATGGACATTGGAAAAAAGTTATTGGAAGAAAATAATAAGCTCGTAGATCAACTGGTTATAGAAGGCGGATGCTTTGAAAATTCAAAGCGACAGGTACTGCTGATAAAGGTTAGACAGAGTTATAACGTTTATAAGCAACTGGTACAACTGCATGCTGCTACCTGCCTCATTGATCATGTTGGCTCTCAAAAAATAGAATCCATAACAGACCTATCCCGCAGTATTTCTTCTAAAGCTGTTATAAATAATTGGGTCAATGTAGGTGGGCAGCTAATGTCTGAACAGGACCTGGATCAAATAAAGAAGAACATCAAAAGCAGGAAGATAAAAACATGGGATGAGCTACATGCGGTTTATCAACAACAGGCGCTTGATTACCCGCGTCAGAAATTGATGCATGCGCTGGCTGCATTGAAGGAAGTTACCGGGGTGAAAGTGGATGGTAAAAAGCCTGCTGTATTTCATCAACTATTAGATGATGCAGTTGCTATCCGGCAGTGGATGACCGATGGCATTTTTGATTCAAGAGAGAAAGACTACAGTAATCCATTCAGGAAAATGGTTTATGAAACACAAGAAGAAATGGATGCAGTGGTAGGAAAGTTGGAAAACAACTCGTTTATAAAACAACAACGCGAAGCCTTGAAGAACTTCAAGAAGCAGGTTGGTAAATTGAAAAAGACATTAGCATAA
- a CDS encoding OmpA family protein, translated as MRYCAIILAMILHFSNALQAQKPTRKPATPGAVVEVIVVDDKNRPRKGELILLQSLSSNKKLTGRTDAAGKSMITVPAGDDYAVTLKALADSNQYGTLPVPALQPGQSFTGNFQVEIVYEPAKSFTLDNVHFDVGKATLRSTSFKELNELVEYLKWKDDQKIEIAGHTDDTGNDMDNLKLSQQRADAVRDYLVTKSIKPVMVTAKGYGSSQPVADNSTATGKQKNRRTEVRLLD; from the coding sequence ATGCGTTACTGCGCCATCATCCTGGCTATGATCTTACATTTTTCTAATGCGCTACAAGCACAAAAGCCAACACGTAAGCCAGCCACGCCGGGTGCTGTAGTAGAAGTAATAGTAGTGGACGACAAGAATAGGCCGCGCAAGGGGGAGCTGATATTGCTGCAATCTCTCTCCTCCAATAAGAAGCTTACCGGAAGAACAGACGCTGCTGGAAAATCTATGATAACAGTGCCTGCAGGCGATGATTATGCAGTGACACTAAAAGCACTGGCCGATAGCAACCAATACGGCACATTGCCAGTTCCTGCTTTGCAACCTGGGCAATCGTTTACAGGTAATTTCCAGGTGGAGATTGTTTATGAACCAGCTAAAAGTTTTACCCTGGATAATGTTCATTTTGATGTAGGAAAAGCAACACTCAGATCAACGTCTTTCAAAGAATTAAATGAATTGGTTGAATACCTGAAATGGAAAGATGATCAAAAGATCGAGATTGCAGGCCATACGGATGATACCGGTAATGACATGGATAATCTAAAGCTTTCGCAGCAGCGTGCTGATGCGGTACGTGATTATCTTGTCACTAAAAGCATCAAACCAGTTATGGTTACGGCTAAAGGTTATGGCAGCTCTCAACCAGTAGCAGATAACTCAACTGCCACTGGTAAGCAAAAGAACAGGAGAACAGAAGTGCGGCTACTGGATTAG
- a CDS encoding GNAT family N-acetyltransferase, protein MDFNFNSDYILENERVLLRPLQLSDFQNLVNFSINEPELWQYSLQNAAGVDELMKYLQDAIKARSQQREYPFVVFDKIKQQYAGCTRFYDVQLVNKTMQLGYTWYGANFQGTGINKNCKYLMLEFAFEKAGMERIEFRADNNNERSIAAMKSIGCTVEGVLRSNLQRVDGTRRDSIVLSILRNEWFEKVKEMLMNKIQSSL, encoded by the coding sequence ATGGATTTCAACTTTAATTCGGATTATATTCTTGAGAATGAAAGAGTATTGCTCAGGCCGCTTCAGTTGTCGGATTTTCAGAACCTGGTAAATTTTAGCATCAATGAACCTGAGCTTTGGCAGTATTCTTTACAAAATGCTGCAGGTGTAGATGAGTTGATGAAGTACCTGCAGGATGCGATCAAAGCTAGGAGTCAGCAACGTGAATATCCTTTTGTCGTATTTGATAAGATCAAACAGCAGTATGCAGGCTGTACCCGTTTTTACGACGTTCAGTTGGTGAACAAAACTATGCAACTGGGGTATACATGGTATGGCGCTAACTTCCAGGGCACGGGCATCAACAAGAACTGCAAGTACCTGATGTTGGAGTTTGCTTTTGAAAAAGCAGGTATGGAGCGGATAGAATTCAGGGCCGATAATAACAATGAAAGAAGTATAGCCGCGATGAAATCTATAGGATGCACAGTAGAAGGCGTTCTTAGAAGTAACCTGCAGCGGGTAGATGGAACAAGACGGGATTCTATTGTATTATCTATTCTGCGAAACGAGTGGTTTGAAAAAGTGAAGGAGATGCTTATGAATAAAATTCAATCAAGCCTATAA
- a CDS encoding SET domain-containing protein, whose amino-acid sequence MLLPYLVIAPSEKGGRGVFTTKNIPANTTIEISPVIQLTTKDRKQIEGTKLYHYIFEWGASRKQACMALGYVSMYNHSYEPNCEYEQDYAEGLMTIRTIKPVKKGEELCFSYNGNPDDKTPLWFKTK is encoded by the coding sequence ATGTTGCTACCTTACTTAGTTATTGCGCCATCCGAAAAAGGTGGCCGCGGTGTCTTTACTACCAAAAATATACCTGCAAATACTACCATTGAGATTTCGCCGGTAATTCAATTAACAACTAAAGACCGCAAGCAAATAGAGGGTACTAAATTATATCACTACATCTTCGAATGGGGAGCAAGCCGGAAGCAAGCTTGTATGGCACTTGGTTATGTTTCTATGTATAACCACTCCTACGAGCCGAACTGCGAATATGAGCAAGATTATGCTGAAGGTTTGATGACTATCAGAACAATTAAGCCTGTGAAGAAAGGAGAAGAGCTTTGCTTTAGCTACAACGGCAATCCTGATGATAAAACACCTTTGTGGTTTAAGACGAAGTAA
- the der gene encoding ribosome biogenesis GTPase Der: MAFTVAIVGRPNVGKSTFFNRLLEQRKAIVDDVSGVTRDRQYGVADWAGKTFNVIDTGGFVPDSADIFEQEIRKQVRIAIDEANAIIFMVDAATGVTDLDDAMANLLRRTTKPVLLCVNKVDNNDRLLEATEFYSLGFENVYFISSISGSGTGEILDAITNSISDDGEGAGEDENIPKFAIIGQPNVGKSSLLNALVGQERTIVSDIAGTTRDTIHTHYNLFQKEFILIDTAGIRKKTKVNEDLEFYSVIRAIKAMDEADVCLLLLDASKGITGQDLNIFSLAAKKGKGLVVLVNKWDLVEKETNTARDYEKQLKEKLAPFTDVPILFISVKDKVRIMKAMEIALEVYENKMQKIPTSQLNEIMLKAVESYHAPVVRGNQVKIKYVTQLPTHVPSFAFFTNYPDDIRAPYKNYLENQIRQNFNFTGVPVRIFFRKK, translated from the coding sequence ATGGCATTTACAGTAGCAATAGTTGGACGCCCGAATGTGGGCAAGAGTACATTTTTTAATCGCTTGCTTGAGCAACGTAAAGCAATAGTGGACGACGTGAGTGGCGTAACCCGCGATCGGCAGTATGGCGTAGCGGATTGGGCCGGTAAGACCTTTAACGTGATAGATACCGGTGGTTTTGTTCCGGATAGCGCAGATATATTTGAGCAGGAGATACGCAAGCAAGTGCGAATAGCAATAGACGAGGCGAATGCTATCATATTTATGGTAGACGCCGCCACAGGTGTAACTGATCTTGATGATGCAATGGCAAACTTGCTGCGTAGAACTACCAAGCCTGTTTTGCTTTGCGTAAATAAGGTAGACAACAACGACCGCTTGCTTGAGGCAACCGAGTTTTACAGCTTGGGTTTTGAGAACGTATACTTTATCAGTAGCATAAGCGGAAGCGGTACCGGTGAAATATTGGATGCTATCACTAATTCTATAAGTGATGATGGTGAAGGTGCAGGCGAGGATGAGAACATTCCAAAGTTCGCAATCATTGGTCAGCCTAACGTTGGTAAATCTTCGCTGCTGAATGCGCTGGTAGGGCAGGAGCGTACTATAGTAAGTGATATTGCAGGTACAACCCGCGATACCATTCACACGCATTACAACCTGTTTCAGAAGGAATTTATACTAATAGATACAGCAGGTATACGTAAGAAAACCAAGGTAAACGAAGACCTTGAATTTTATTCGGTAATACGTGCTATTAAAGCGATGGACGAAGCAGATGTATGCTTGTTATTGCTGGATGCTTCAAAAGGAATTACCGGGCAGGATTTGAATATTTTTAGCCTTGCTGCCAAAAAAGGTAAAGGCCTGGTGGTATTGGTAAATAAATGGGACCTGGTAGAAAAAGAAACCAATACAGCGCGTGATTACGAAAAACAGCTTAAGGAAAAACTGGCTCCGTTCACAGATGTGCCTATTCTTTTCATTTCAGTAAAAGACAAGGTGCGGATTATGAAAGCTATGGAAATAGCGCTGGAGGTTTATGAGAACAAAATGCAGAAGATACCTACTTCACAGCTGAACGAAATAATGCTGAAGGCTGTAGAATCTTATCATGCACCGGTGGTTCGTGGTAACCAGGTTAAGATCAAGTACGTAACACAGCTGCCTACGCATGTGCCGTCTTTTGCATTCTTCACCAACTATCCTGATGATATAAGAGCTCCTTATAAAAACTACCTTGAGAACCAGATAAGGCAGAACTTTAATTTTACAGGTGTTCCCGTTCGTATTTTCTTCAGGAAGAAATAG